In a genomic window of Micromonospora cremea:
- a CDS encoding IS110 family transposase, protein MPVTNAIVGIDLADAKQMVVVTDHDSKVLARKTFRCRAWNLGAVLDWAAERAAAKGWAGVTVACEPTGHRWRVLGQLAADRAMPFVCVQPMLTSWARRSEDLTSDKTDEKDAVLIARLTAQLRCYVPEPIDETWGRLRHLGARREQLIIEMVSQVQQIRALLECVWPAALDTAKQPFRSAHLGCSDDGDLPA, encoded by the coding sequence GTGCCGGTGACCAACGCGATCGTGGGGATCGACTTGGCCGACGCGAAGCAGATGGTCGTAGTCACCGATCACGACTCGAAAGTGTTGGCCCGTAAGACATTCCGCTGCCGCGCCTGGAATCTCGGGGCAGTGTTGGACTGGGCCGCCGAGCGGGCCGCGGCGAAAGGCTGGGCGGGGGTGACGGTGGCGTGCGAGCCGACCGGGCACCGCTGGCGGGTCCTCGGCCAGCTCGCTGCGGACCGGGCGATGCCGTTCGTGTGCGTGCAGCCGATGCTGACCTCGTGGGCGCGGCGCAGCGAGGACCTGACCTCGGACAAAACCGATGAGAAGGACGCTGTGCTCATCGCTCGGCTGACCGCGCAGCTGCGCTGCTACGTGCCGGAGCCGATCGATGAGACCTGGGGCCGGCTGCGGCATCTGGGCGCCCGCCGCGAACAGCTCATCATCGAGATGGTCAGCCAGGTCCAGCAGATTCGCGCCCTGCTCGAGTGTGTCTGGCCCGCCGCGCTCGATACCGCCAAGCAGCCGTTTCGGTCGGCGCACCTGGGCTGCAGCGATGACGGTGATCTGCCAGCGTGA
- a CDS encoding transposase: MTVICQRDGGDLARTRRLGAARFEQAVRREITRRGGCKPSLRILRHLFTALADPTGVIAHRPGALERVAFLLQDWHTATDKLTDTETRMTRVLDELKLTDLATSLPGLSAVGAAAILAETGDPNRFATARALVKHAGLAPREKLSGTFVGRTKLTGQGRPALRLAAWRAVWGAQRSNAVYAARYQHLTTRETNKLTATQAQTVIAAAILRQLHAVITTGRAWNADIATYGSHHRRQVALAA; the protein is encoded by the coding sequence ATGACGGTGATCTGCCAGCGTGACGGCGGCGACCTCGCCCGCACCCGACGCCTCGGTGCGGCCCGGTTCGAGCAGGCCGTGCGCCGTGAGATCACCCGCCGCGGCGGGTGCAAACCCTCGCTGCGCATCCTGCGGCACCTGTTCACCGCCTTGGCCGACCCCACCGGGGTGATCGCCCACCGGCCCGGTGCACTGGAGCGGGTCGCGTTCCTGCTGCAGGACTGGCACACCGCCACCGACAAGCTCACCGACACCGAGACCCGGATGACCCGCGTCCTCGACGAGCTCAAGCTGACCGATCTGGCCACCTCCCTCCCCGGCCTATCGGCCGTCGGCGCCGCGGCGATCCTCGCCGAGACGGGTGACCCGAACCGGTTCGCCACCGCCCGCGCCCTGGTCAAGCACGCCGGCCTCGCACCGCGGGAGAAACTGTCCGGCACGTTCGTCGGCCGCACCAAACTCACCGGCCAGGGCCGACCCGCGCTGCGTCTGGCCGCCTGGCGGGCAGTCTGGGGCGCCCAGCGCAGCAATGCCGTCTATGCCGCCCGCTACCAGCATTTGACCACCCGGGAGACCAACAAGCTCACGGCGACCCAAGCCCAGACCGTCATCGCCGCGGCGATCCTGCGCCAGTTGCACGCCGTCATCACCACCGGACGAGCGTGGAACGCCGACATCGCCACCTACGGCAGCCACCACCGCAGGCAGGTGGCTCTAGCCGCCTGA
- a CDS encoding IS982 family transposase: MTANLDTLLTALYVFCDDHVIGRRRIGRPPLLSDAELLCLAIAQVLLDFPRERHWIRYARKHLRHLFPYIPDQSGYGKRLRAAGPLIAEAIRRLAEVTTTGVPILRLIDSTPVPCGTSRETAKRSDLAGDAGYGYCASHSRYFWGMRLYLVTTVEGMPVTWCLANPKFGEREVMAALLEVDHHLIHAGQVILADRGFAGADFETFLDDLGAHLVRPARRNTSDPASSPAEQRLLRMRQWIEAIFDTLKGQLSLEHHGSRTRGGIYARIGQRLLAMATCIWHNTNIGAPSKRSLIAYDH; this comes from the coding sequence GTGACAGCGAACCTTGACACCCTTCTCACGGCACTCTACGTGTTCTGCGACGATCACGTCATCGGGCGTCGCCGGATCGGACGCCCGCCGCTGCTGTCGGACGCCGAGCTGCTGTGCCTGGCAATTGCCCAGGTCCTGCTCGACTTCCCGCGCGAGCGGCACTGGATCCGCTATGCCCGCAAGCACCTGCGCCATCTGTTCCCCTACATCCCCGACCAGTCCGGGTACGGCAAACGGCTGCGCGCGGCCGGCCCACTGATCGCCGAGGCGATCCGGCGCCTAGCCGAAGTCACCACGACCGGGGTGCCGATCCTGCGGCTGATCGACTCCACCCCGGTGCCGTGCGGCACGTCCAGGGAGACCGCCAAACGCTCCGACCTGGCCGGCGACGCCGGGTACGGCTACTGCGCCAGCCACTCGCGCTACTTCTGGGGCATGCGCCTATATCTGGTCACCACCGTCGAAGGGATGCCGGTGACCTGGTGCCTGGCGAATCCGAAATTCGGCGAACGCGAGGTGATGGCCGCCCTTCTGGAAGTCGACCACCACCTGATCCACGCCGGGCAGGTCATCCTCGCCGACCGGGGCTTCGCCGGCGCCGACTTCGAGACGTTCCTCGACGACCTCGGTGCGCACCTGGTCCGCCCCGCCCGCCGCAACACCAGCGACCCGGCCAGTAGCCCAGCCGAGCAGCGCCTGCTCCGCATGCGCCAATGGATCGAAGCGATCTTCGACACGCTCAAAGGCCAGCTCAGCCTGGAACACCACGGATCTCGTACCCGCGGCGGCATCTACGCCCGTATCGGCCAGCGCCTCCTCGCGATGGCCACCTGCATCTGGCACAACACCAACATCGGCGCACCCAGCAAACGATCACTCATCGCCTACGACCACTGA
- a CDS encoding isochorismatase family protein: MTTALVLIDLMPRIIALPVAPHSGQQVLERCGRLAKAFRANDHPVVLVRVERPNVSEQPPGSDFADGLVQPDDIVVVKRTIGAFHNTDLHDQLQSRGVNTLVLAGLVTTMGVESTARAASDYGYELEFVADAMSGLAAEEHKFTIEKIFPRFGKVQNTDAYDH, translated from the coding sequence ATGACCACCGCTCTCGTACTGATCGACCTGATGCCGCGAATCATCGCTCTGCCTGTTGCCCCGCACTCCGGCCAACAGGTTCTTGAACGGTGCGGTCGGCTGGCCAAGGCGTTCCGCGCGAATGATCATCCGGTGGTTCTGGTCCGGGTGGAGCGGCCGAACGTGTCCGAGCAGCCACCCGGCAGTGACTTCGCCGATGGCCTGGTCCAACCCGACGACATTGTGGTGGTCAAGCGCACCATCGGGGCATTCCACAACACCGACCTGCACGACCAGTTACAGAGTCGTGGGGTGAACACACTGGTCCTCGCTGGGCTGGTCACCACGATGGGGGTGGAGTCCACGGCGCGGGCGGCCAGCGACTACGGCTACGAGTTGGAGTTCGTCGCCGACGCGATGTCCGGCCTCGCCGCCGAGGAACACAAATTCACCATCGAGAAGATCTTTCCTCGGTTCGGCAAGGTGCAGAACACTGACGCCTACGACCACTGA
- a CDS encoding alpha/beta fold hydrolase, translated as MALGHRTSAVVATLLAALDSGGPGDEKFQEDLRGGPDFALPDEDADIVFGGPVSVITGRQDGIVGYFDQFRSMRHYPRGTFTVIDTAGHYLPFEQPALLRSLTQDWLRRTRS; from the coding sequence ATGGCTTTGGGTCATCGCACGTCGGCTGTCGTCGCGACGCTGCTCGCGGCCCTGGACTCCGGCGGGCCTGGCGATGAGAAGTTCCAGGAAGATCTGCGAGGGGGCCCGGACTTCGCGCTTCCCGACGAGGATGCCGACATCGTCTTCGGCGGTCCGGTCAGCGTGATCACCGGCCGACAGGACGGGATAGTCGGCTATTTCGACCAGTTCCGCTCCATGCGCCACTATCCCCGAGGCACCTTCACCGTGATTGACACGGCCGGGCACTACCTGCCGTTCGAACAACCCGCGCTGCTGCGGTCGCTCACCCAGGACTGGCTGCGCCGAACGCGCAGCTGA
- a CDS encoding nuclear transport factor 2 family protein, whose translation MNDTKQSTEDLAILEQLNLDYNNADQASDAKRFSEFLAEDFIVQTPGVTRNRDEYLEYIANPRPFKDLALREAKIRILGDVALIHGRASYTMIADGAEQEALYTDVYQKREGTWVCVSACAIAPGA comes from the coding sequence ATGAATGACACCAAGCAGTCCACCGAAGACCTGGCGATTCTCGAGCAGCTCAACCTTGACTACAACAATGCGGACCAGGCCAGCGATGCCAAGCGCTTCAGTGAGTTTCTTGCTGAAGATTTCATCGTGCAGACACCGGGTGTCACCCGCAACCGCGACGAGTACCTCGAGTACATCGCTAACCCGCGCCCTTTCAAGGATCTCGCGCTGCGCGAGGCCAAGATCCGCATCCTCGGCGACGTTGCTCTGATCCACGGCCGCGCCTCATACACCATGATCGCGGACGGCGCGGAGCAGGAAGCTCTGTACACGGACGTGTACCAGAAGCGTGAGGGCACCTGGGTCTGCGTCTCAGCCTGCGCGATCGCTCCGGGCGCCTGA
- a CDS encoding DNA-3-methyladenine glycosylase family protein, whose amino-acid sequence MPLDADPEFVHEDVYRPRHEVDLRATVRPLFSGNGDPTFLSTPDGFWRAVRTPDGPATLHVQMGAGADRGAFRIRAWGDGAEWARTSVPDLLGARDDWSGLDLSGHARLAEVRRRCFGLHLTRTGLVFSALVAAILGQKTTGRQAHHSWRYLVVRYGSAPPGPAPHGLRVTPSAQEWSLIPSWAWHRAGVQPSQSRTAIAASRVAASVDRLASLDSGDERVGAGLRSIPGVGVWTAAETTQRSHGDPDSVSVGDYNLAKEVGWALTGSPVDDDGMLELLEPWRGHRQRIVRLIGASGFRKPRFGPRITIQDHRVH is encoded by the coding sequence ATGCCCCTCGACGCGGACCCCGAGTTCGTCCACGAGGACGTGTACCGGCCTCGCCACGAGGTGGACCTGCGGGCGACGGTGCGGCCGCTCTTCTCCGGTAACGGCGACCCCACGTTCCTCTCAACGCCGGATGGGTTCTGGCGCGCGGTGCGCACCCCCGACGGCCCCGCGACGCTGCACGTTCAGATGGGGGCGGGTGCGGATCGGGGTGCGTTCCGGATCCGGGCGTGGGGAGACGGCGCCGAGTGGGCGCGAACGTCCGTGCCGGATTTGCTTGGCGCGCGCGACGACTGGAGCGGGCTCGACCTCTCCGGTCACGCGCGGCTCGCTGAGGTACGCCGCCGGTGTTTCGGCCTGCACCTCACTCGAACTGGACTCGTGTTCTCCGCGCTCGTCGCTGCCATCCTCGGGCAGAAGACGACCGGTCGGCAGGCGCACCATTCCTGGCGCTACCTCGTCGTCCGCTACGGCTCTGCCCCGCCGGGACCGGCACCGCACGGCCTGCGAGTCACGCCGAGCGCGCAGGAGTGGAGCCTCATCCCATCCTGGGCCTGGCACCGGGCCGGTGTACAGCCGTCACAGTCCCGCACAGCCATCGCCGCGAGCAGAGTCGCCGCCTCCGTGGATCGTCTGGCAAGTCTCGACTCCGGCGATGAGCGCGTCGGCGCCGGTCTGCGCAGCATCCCCGGCGTCGGCGTGTGGACAGCGGCCGAAACCACCCAGCGGTCCCACGGCGATCCGGATTCGGTGAGCGTCGGCGACTACAACCTCGCAAAGGAGGTCGGCTGGGCGCTCACCGGCAGCCCCGTCGACGATGACGGGATGCTCGAGCTGCTCGAGCCGTGGCGTGGGCACCGGCAGCGAATCGTGCGGCTCATCGGCGCCAGCGGATTCCGCAAACCCCGATTCGGCCCGCGTATCACGATCCAGGACCACCGCGTCCACTGA
- a CDS encoding GNAT family N-acetyltransferase, with translation MTINLEAEAVAREENNAAIIAALNKSGLSEVESSWELDVINDAEHGRWVATLGAEAIAELPYRFVGGRVVLLTTWVDPAYRNHRVATELVSRVLKEIRESGKKITIICPVVGEFIARNPEYTDLIDKIHPGSGAYPKHEPAGGQDDEHLAAFERDLG, from the coding sequence ATGACGATCAATCTCGAGGCCGAGGCGGTCGCCCGCGAAGAGAACAACGCGGCGATCATCGCCGCTTTAAACAAGTCAGGTCTTAGCGAGGTGGAGTCCAGCTGGGAGCTCGATGTCATCAACGACGCGGAGCACGGGCGATGGGTCGCCACCCTCGGTGCCGAAGCGATCGCCGAACTCCCGTACCGGTTCGTGGGCGGCCGTGTCGTTCTGCTGACGACCTGGGTCGATCCCGCCTACCGCAACCATCGGGTAGCCACGGAACTCGTCTCTCGCGTCCTAAAAGAGATCCGCGAGAGCGGGAAGAAAATCACTATCATCTGCCCGGTCGTGGGTGAATTCATTGCCCGCAACCCGGAGTACACCGACCTCATCGATAAGATCCATCCCGGCTCCGGCGCGTACCCCAAGCACGAACCCGCGGGAGGCCAGGACGACGAGCATCTCGCCGCGTTCGAACGCGACCTCGGTTGA
- a CDS encoding GNAT family N-acetyltransferase, translating to MTGPAEPTRYAFEYPDEAAHPDEKGTLSQDQAVIIDEVLDDPHAPAFDFALVNDEKAGIYDAIVDDREIAGLTYNLAGDDRLVLLAALVYPEFRKQGIATELIRRVLDDVRAQGKTVTILCPIVRTFIEHNPAYTDLIDPEHPGVTKGSPRS from the coding sequence ATGACCGGCCCAGCCGAGCCGACCCGCTACGCCTTCGAGTACCCCGACGAGGCCGCACACCCCGACGAGAAAGGCACCCTCAGTCAGGACCAGGCCGTCATCATCGACGAGGTGCTCGATGACCCCCATGCCCCCGCATTCGACTTCGCCCTCGTCAACGACGAGAAAGCCGGCATCTACGACGCCATCGTCGACGACCGCGAGATCGCCGGGCTGACCTACAATCTCGCCGGCGACGACCGACTCGTGCTGCTGGCCGCCTTGGTGTACCCCGAGTTCCGCAAACAGGGCATCGCCACCGAACTGATCCGACGCGTCCTGGACGACGTGCGCGCGCAAGGCAAGACCGTTACCATCCTGTGCCCGATCGTGCGCACCTTCATCGAGCACAACCCCGCGTACACCGACCTCATCGACCCTGAGCACCCGGGAGTGACCAAAGGGTCACCCCGGTCCTAA
- a CDS encoding MFS transporter has translation MLNTAPVTNVAGRGRTLRLTFISAVVSLVAAFAAVGSTIPLFNIYRAEDGFTNAGISMTVVAYSAATLTTLLVLGRLSNHLGRRPISIASLALLLLGCVLLLNVHDIGILITGRLLMGLGAGLASSSLTAYIVDAAPARPAWLASVASSQTVMLGLAVGAIASGALVQFGPWPRDLIFLVVIGLLLLSVGLIAVSPETVTRMPGAWRSLRPRVYVPARVRHLLPVAAAVFLATWAAGAFYQAFVPALVEDQLHTSSPLIVGLVFAAYMGPSVLGAPLGGRFTTTAAQRLGMIAFLAGMIGIITAIATGTLALFIAATIVAGAAQGIAISAATRGLLHGSTLADRAPIFSVIYLLCYSGATIPALIAGQLSHTFSLPQIALGYGALALIATLFTAIAARNAHTDTAENSQHGE, from the coding sequence ATGCTCAACACGGCACCAGTGACCAACGTGGCCGGCCGGGGCAGAACGCTCCGGCTGACCTTCATATCTGCGGTGGTCTCCCTGGTGGCCGCGTTTGCCGCTGTGGGCTCGACGATCCCGCTGTTCAACATCTATCGGGCCGAGGACGGATTCACCAACGCCGGCATCTCGATGACCGTCGTCGCGTACTCCGCCGCCACTCTGACCACGCTGCTGGTGCTGGGGCGACTGTCCAATCATCTGGGCCGACGGCCCATTTCGATCGCCAGCCTCGCCCTGCTCCTCTTGGGCTGTGTGCTGCTGTTGAACGTGCACGACATCGGCATCCTGATCACCGGCCGGCTCCTGATGGGCCTTGGTGCCGGTCTGGCCAGTAGCAGCCTCACTGCATACATCGTCGACGCCGCACCCGCCAGGCCTGCGTGGTTGGCCTCTGTCGCCTCCAGCCAGACAGTCATGCTTGGCCTCGCCGTCGGCGCCATCGCCTCCGGCGCCCTGGTTCAGTTCGGGCCGTGGCCACGCGACCTCATCTTCCTGGTTGTCATCGGCCTTCTCCTCCTGTCTGTCGGTCTCATTGCCGTCAGCCCGGAGACCGTGACTCGAATGCCGGGTGCTTGGCGATCCCTGCGACCCCGGGTCTACGTGCCGGCCCGGGTCAGGCATCTGCTCCCCGTCGCGGCGGCGGTGTTCCTGGCCACCTGGGCGGCCGGGGCCTTCTACCAAGCGTTCGTGCCTGCGCTGGTCGAGGATCAACTCCACACCAGCAGCCCGCTCATCGTCGGATTGGTGTTCGCCGCCTACATGGGTCCCAGCGTTCTCGGCGCTCCCCTCGGCGGCCGGTTCACAACAACGGCAGCCCAACGTCTCGGCATGATCGCCTTCCTAGCCGGAATGATCGGCATCATCACAGCGATCGCCACCGGCACACTGGCGTTGTTCATTGCCGCAACGATCGTCGCCGGCGCCGCTCAAGGGATCGCCATCAGCGCCGCCACTCGCGGTCTGCTGCACGGAAGCACACTGGCCGACCGGGCACCGATTTTCAGCGTGATCTACCTACTCTGCTACAGCGGCGCTACGATCCCGGCCCTCATCGCCGGCCAGCTTTCCCACACCTTCTCGCTCCCGCAGATCGCCCTCGGCTACGGTGCACTCGCCCTCATCGCCACCCTGTTCACCGCCATCGCCGCACGCAACGCGCACACCGACACGGCCGAGAACAGCCAGCACGGTGAGTAA
- a CDS encoding nuclear transport factor 2 family protein — MNDTKLSTEDLAILEQLNLDYNNADQASDAKRFSEFLAEDFIVQTPGVTRNRDEYLEYIAKPRPFKDLALREAKIRILGDVALIHGRASYTMIVDGAEQEALYTDVHQKREGTWVCVSACAIAPGA; from the coding sequence ATGAATGACACCAAGCTGTCCACCGAAGACCTGGCGATTCTCGAGCAGCTCAACCTTGACTACAACAATGCGGACCAGGCCAGCGATGCCAAGCGCTTCAGTGAGTTTCTTGCTGAAGATTTCATCGTGCAGACACCGGGTGTCACCCGCAACCGCGACGAGTACCTCGAGTACATCGCTAAGCCGCGCCCTTTCAAGGATCTCGCGCTGCGCGAGGCCAAGATCCGCATCCTCGGCGACGTTGCTCTGATCCACGGCCGCGCCTCATACACCATGATCGTGGACGGCGCGGAGCAGGAAGCTCTGTACACGGACGTGCACCAGAAGCGTGAGGGCACCTGGGTCTGCGTCTCAGCCTGCGCGATCGCTCCGGGCGCCTGA
- a CDS encoding MFS transporter: protein MIEHAEATPTHHAPQVRVVTASTCTAAVPTQPAAARAAATAGEPGSRRGWASVGAVALGAFVIVMTETLPVGLLPQIADGLHVSLGLAGLMVLVPGVSAAVSAPLFFLGSGRFNRRSVIVVLGLTVLVSNAVVAVAPNFVLVLIARMLFGATLGAFWTVVSPVGPKLVGPAGGTRAITIIAAGISGGTVVGLPAGQFLGNLVGWRLTFAIAAAATLLVVVVQRVVLPGIPPDGRTHLRDLVEVVTRRAARLGMAAGAVVFIGQFAAWTYVTPFLMDHTHLSSDVISLLYVIYGCGGIVGSLVAGSLFKRGVIGSFAGSATVVAALLVGLASAGTLPWVAGLLLVLWGLFWGIVNPGTLVWILDAAPEIPEAASAVNVTNLQIALAAGSGLGAILVSSTTLQTVFLTAGFIVLASAVLAAVATRFVTLVRRE, encoded by the coding sequence GTGATCGAGCACGCGGAGGCGACGCCGACACACCACGCACCGCAGGTGCGCGTGGTCACGGCATCGACGTGCACCGCGGCCGTCCCGACTCAGCCTGCAGCCGCCCGCGCTGCCGCCACTGCTGGGGAGCCCGGTAGCAGGCGGGGCTGGGCGTCCGTCGGTGCGGTCGCGCTCGGCGCGTTCGTCATCGTCATGACGGAGACGCTGCCAGTGGGGCTGCTGCCGCAGATCGCCGACGGACTGCATGTCTCGCTCGGCCTCGCAGGGCTGATGGTGCTCGTGCCGGGTGTCAGCGCCGCGGTGTCGGCGCCGCTGTTCTTCCTCGGCTCCGGCCGCTTCAACCGGCGCTCGGTCATCGTCGTCCTGGGTCTGACGGTGCTGGTGTCGAACGCGGTCGTCGCGGTGGCGCCGAACTTCGTCCTGGTGCTGATCGCCCGGATGCTCTTCGGCGCCACCCTCGGAGCCTTCTGGACCGTGGTCTCACCGGTCGGACCCAAGCTGGTGGGTCCGGCGGGCGGAACTCGCGCCATCACCATCATCGCGGCGGGTATTTCGGGTGGGACGGTGGTAGGGCTGCCTGCGGGACAGTTCCTCGGCAACCTCGTCGGCTGGCGTCTCACTTTCGCCATTGCAGCGGCGGCGACATTGCTCGTCGTGGTTGTGCAGAGGGTCGTGCTGCCGGGTATTCCGCCAGACGGCCGTACGCACCTGCGTGATCTCGTAGAAGTCGTGACGCGGCGGGCCGCCCGGTTGGGGATGGCAGCCGGCGCGGTGGTGTTCATCGGACAGTTCGCCGCCTGGACCTATGTCACCCCGTTCCTGATGGACCACACGCATCTGTCCAGCGACGTGATCTCCCTGCTGTACGTCATCTACGGCTGCGGTGGCATCGTCGGCTCACTCGTCGCCGGATCGCTGTTCAAGCGCGGAGTAATCGGCAGCTTCGCCGGGTCGGCGACGGTAGTGGCCGCATTGCTCGTCGGGCTGGCGAGCGCGGGCACCTTACCCTGGGTGGCTGGCCTGTTGCTCGTGCTGTGGGGCTTGTTCTGGGGAATCGTGAACCCGGGAACGCTGGTCTGGATACTCGACGCGGCCCCGGAAATCCCGGAAGCCGCGTCGGCGGTGAATGTGACGAACCTTCAGATAGCCCTGGCGGCAGGGTCTGGCCTCGGCGCGATCCTTGTTTCGTCGACAACCTTGCAGACGGTGTTCCTCACGGCGGGGTTCATTGTCCTTGCCTCCGCCGTGCTCGCCGCGGTGGCGACGCGATTCGTGACACTCGTCCGGAGAGAATGA
- a CDS encoding OsmC family protein, which translates to METDRDRVVASARAVLPATERRRTDMTTRGFTFVADEPHHGALGDGPTPTEYLLMALASCTAQTLRQYVDYKYDTAGDITVEIDYHEPEQDGAERYLQRTITLSEDPDPDDLKVMHDIADKSPVTLLIQFAWSVRTEFIGPR; encoded by the coding sequence ATGGAAACCGATCGGGATCGTGTCGTCGCATCCGCCCGAGCTGTCCTTCCGGCCACTGAGCGCCGGCGCACGGACATGACCACCCGCGGCTTCACGTTCGTCGCCGATGAACCGCACCACGGCGCACTCGGCGACGGCCCGACGCCGACGGAGTACCTGTTGATGGCGCTCGCGTCGTGCACCGCTCAGACCCTCAGGCAGTACGTCGACTACAAGTACGACACCGCCGGCGACATCACCGTCGAGATCGACTACCACGAACCCGAGCAGGACGGCGCAGAGCGCTACCTGCAGCGCACGATCACACTGAGCGAAGACCCTGACCCCGACGACTTGAAGGTGATGCATGACATCGCCGACAAGTCCCCGGTGACCCTGCTGATCCAGTTCGCATGGAGCGTGAGGACCGAGTTCATCGGACCGCGCTGA
- a CDS encoding Ada metal-binding domain-containing protein has product MKTTGTYFRPSCRAKTPRTEDVDFHPTAASAQLAGWSSACGTASAGNGGA; this is encoded by the coding sequence GTGAAGACGACCGGCACCTACTTTCGGCCATCGTGTCGCGCCAAGACCCCTCGCACGGAAGACGTCGACTTTCACCCGACAGCGGCCAGTGCCCAGCTCGCTGGATGGTCTTCTGCCTGCGGAACAGCTTCGGCCGGTAACGGTGGCGCTTGA